From the genome of Deltaproteobacteria bacterium, one region includes:
- a CDS encoding OmpA family protein, with product MSARRAASEFGPARRAARPATCAAAVAVACLAACAGAELRARSGAVRDLIATAKDNGAVRCAPRELALAESHVDFADQELDEGRYYPARSELAIAERNARAAVRKSPKDRCAPKAEPAVTAPSDRDGDGIVDPQDECPDDPEDKDGFQDADGCPDPDNDVDGILDADDKCPNDAEDADGFEDGDGCPEDDNDGDGLADAIDQCPNEAEDADGFEDDDGCPDCDNDGDGVPECPQVVDQCPDQPAQTPDGCPKKYKNVVVTKSKIELKQTIYFETGKATIKPVSFGLLDEVAQALKDNPTITVRIEGHTDSRGSRAYNLRLSDARAKAVRDYLIAKGIAPERMVAQGFGEDVPIADNRTAEGRAQNRRVEFVITSR from the coding sequence GTGAGCGCGCGGCGAGCGGCTTCGGAGTTCGGACCGGCGCGGCGCGCGGCGCGCCCGGCAACGTGCGCGGCGGCGGTCGCCGTCGCGTGTCTCGCCGCCTGCGCCGGGGCCGAGTTGCGCGCGCGGTCGGGGGCCGTGCGCGACCTGATCGCGACCGCCAAGGACAACGGAGCCGTCCGATGTGCGCCGCGCGAGTTGGCGCTGGCCGAGTCGCACGTCGATTTCGCCGACCAGGAACTCGACGAAGGCCGCTACTATCCGGCGCGCTCGGAGCTCGCGATCGCCGAACGCAACGCCCGTGCGGCGGTGCGCAAGTCGCCGAAGGACCGGTGCGCGCCGAAGGCCGAGCCGGCGGTGACCGCTCCGTCCGACCGCGACGGCGACGGCATCGTCGATCCGCAGGACGAGTGCCCGGACGACCCCGAGGACAAGGATGGATTCCAGGACGCGGACGGGTGTCCGGACCCCGACAACGACGTCGACGGCATCCTCGACGCCGACGACAAGTGTCCGAACGACGCGGAGGACGCCGACGGATTCGAAGACGGCGACGGCTGCCCGGAGGACGACAACGACGGCGACGGGCTGGCCGACGCGATCGACCAGTGCCCGAACGAGGCGGAGGACGCCGACGGATTCGAAGACGACGACGGCTGTCCCGACTGCGACAACGATGGCGACGGCGTACCCGAGTGCCCGCAGGTCGTCGACCAGTGTCCGGACCAGCCGGCCCAGACCCCCGACGGCTGCCCGAAGAAATACAAGAACGTCGTCGTCACGAAGTCGAAGATCGAACTCAAGCAGACCATCTACTTCGAGACCGGCAAGGCCACGATCAAGCCCGTGTCGTTCGGGTTGCTCGACGAGGTGGCGCAGGCGCTCAAGGACAACCCGACGATTACGGTCAGGATTGAGGGACACACCGACAGTCGGGGAAGTCGCGCGTACAACTTGCGGCTCAGCGACGCGCGCGCGAAGGCGGTGCGCGATTACCTGATCGCAAAGGGGATTGCCCCGGAACGGATGGTCGCGCAGGGGTTCGGTGAGGACGTGCCGATCGCCGACAACCGGACCGCGGAGGGGCGCGCGCAAAACCGGCGGGTGGAGTTCGTCATCACCAGCCGCTAG